The Cuculus canorus isolate bCucCan1 chromosome 5, bCucCan1.pri, whole genome shotgun sequence DNA segment CTGGTGGAATCCATCTGGACCTGAACGTGGCCCTACCTCCTCCTACTAATGGGAGGGGGGACTCCCCAGCCCTCCTCAACCTGTGTCCTATGGAATTCATTAGTCCTTACATCCCACCGAGGAAGGGACCTAGAGACACAAGCACAATTTGGTCACTCAGAAATATGTTCTGGTTCTTTAGCATCAGCCTGGCATTTCAAATGTGCCTTTTAAGGAGAAATTAGGGTTGGGGTGTGTGTGTAATTGTATTCTTGGACACCCCCAATAGAGTTTCTTATAGGCTTACTTAGGATAGCTACCAGCTACAATTTACCTGCCTACGTCTTAATGCTAGTTGCTTACAAGGAGTCAACGGATGGGTAGGAGAGCCAAAACCAGCCCCTTGCTCATGCCACCAGAGCATACTTAGCTCTAGCTGCTAAGCAGGGGACGTACTGGGCTGTGCACCCACCTGCTCTCTCTCCACCCCTTTATATTGTGTGAGATTAGCAGCCCTAATTTGCACGCTGCTGCAACACAGAGCACGTTCTAATGATTTTCATTACAGTTGGTGCAGCAAGAACCTGACCTGGCTGCTGTTGTGCCAGGATGAGCACTGGGTGGGTGTGACTGCACACCCAGTGGGAGACTCCACACCAGTCCTGGCGTACCTGCTTTTGATCTTGGGCATCTGCCATCGGAAGGTGTCTTTGAAGGCAATTGCCCTTTCATCCACTGCCTGGACATTTTACCATTTGCAAACTAAGTTTTGCACAGAACTTTCTTGAAGGAGAAATAATCGCAGTGTTGCCAGTCTGGAAACTCCTGTCTGCTAGAGGTGTCAGTTGAAATTCCAGTTCTTCATCGGCAGTTAGGGCCTTCCAGACTACTTTCCAGCAACTGTGGCAAACAATTAAATAACATCTATCATTTAGTGTCTCGGAAGTCTCGACACCACCAGACAGAAAGCAGACCATGGGAGGACGTGGAGCCCTCTTCATTTTGCATGGTACACAAATCCTTCACCCTGCCTGAGCTTTCTGGAAACGATGGGCCAAAATAACCTGAATGCAGTCATGACGGGCTGAGTGCCTGGGGCCAGGgacagcaggcagggctgtccccaaaccctctctTGCTTCATAAGGCCCCCAACACAGGCATCCCGAGCCTTCCTCACATATGCCACCCATGGCATTTTCCTCATTCATGCTGAGATCTACTAAAGAATGTgggaaacacatttttgttgtGATTATGGGTAATTTGGGTAAGAGTTAAGAGGAGTTTCCAATCCAGTCAGATGCAATGAGAAGGGAGGCCTCTGAAAGCCGTTCAGCAGCAATGCCAGAGCATAGCAAGACATTATTTACAGCGTGTGTGTTTTTAACATGACTTGAAATTCATAAACTATAACACTGGCGGCTCAGCTGTGCTTGTTCACAGCATTCCATCCAATCCAGAAGATTTTTACAATTTGTACTGTCGTCAGAGCTGGTTGGGGCCTTTAGGGTGGAACATTTGATTTGGCAAAGCTATCCTGCTTGACAGAAGCGGATGcacaatcacagaattgcttgggtcagatcatctagtccacccgccctgccatgggcagggatatcttgcactagatcaggttgctccaagtcctgtccaatctggccttgaacacttccagtatTGAAGCATctgcaacttctctgggcaatctagCTCATTTGATCTTCCGTTGGGAGGTTTCTTAGGTCAGTGCTGGAAGCAAAGCCACTGACAATCAGGAGAAAAAGGACACCTCTTGATCCAGGTTAGAGACGCAAATCTGTGAGTCCTAGCTCACAGGCATAGTCTATTCTGGGATAGTCTCTCTTTGGCTCTGGTTCTCTCTGTGCTTTCTTCAATTATGTTTCTCTATTAACATTTTCCAAGTGTTATGTTTTTGCTCCACATCAAAACAACACAGATCGTGCAGCATTCCTCAAAGGATGCAACTCTTGTTTGCTTGGCTGGCCCAAGTTATCATGGAAATTATTAGTTTCCTTAAGTATTAATTGTACTCATCCAGAAATACAAGATTGCCCTGTTTTGATCTGAAACACCATGcatagaaaggagaaaattctaCGCAGCACCACAAACGTCATGCTTGCAGGAAGGTGGTATGTTAATTAATAAAGTCTGGGAACCACTGGTTTAACATATTAATGAATTCATTAtgcagagagagatggaaagaTATATTTCCTTATTATATTTGTGAATGTCTGATACTTTCATTGTACTTATGTTctattttgtctctttcttgCGAACACTAAGAGTGTTTTATAATAGTATTATTGCATTAGATAATTATTTCagcaaagggaaggggaaataaGGGGATATAGGCCACATGAATGTATTCAGAGCTTTAAATAGGAGGGACAGCCTAGGGGGTAGACCCTGGAAGAGAGATCTTTTTATAACCAAGGACCTGTGCAGGGTAGGATCTGCTTAGGAGCAAATAAGGAGATGAGGCAATGGGTTAGAAGCGTCAGGAGAAAAGAATTGTATTTTTCCCTAAGGATTTTGAACATGAAGGCCCTGCTGAACTGGACTGATAGGTGTGTGAATCAGAGAGATGTGGCAGTGGGCTCTGTGGCTGCATGTCTTCACCAATGCAAGGAGGAGAGAAGCTGCCTTTTTTACAGGCTGCAGTGAGAATAGTGGAAGCAACCTGGCTGAGGCTGATCTGACCGTTTAAGTGCAGTGGGTTGAATGGACAGTTCCATTTTTGAAGCGTCTCCAGAGGATGCGTGAAATGTCAGAATGTACAGAAATGTCATCTCAGACCTGCAAGCCTCTGAGCTGCTGCCAGCGCAGCTCGGTGCCACTCCAGGACTGGTGAGACCAGACCTCTTTCTTCCCGCAAAGGGAAGATGACATTTCATGGAGCTAAGCACATTAGGAGGTATTTGCCTGCTCCAGTATGGCCACTGATAGCCCTAACCAGCAGGGCTGGTTGAATCACCCCTTGGGCAGAAGCCAGCCTGTGGGTTCTAAGTTGGaccacagagctgcagggagcgGAGAAGTTGTTAGTCAAGGGATGTGAGATAAAGGGTAGGTGGGGATTGCAGTGCCTTTGGCAAATAATGACTTAACTGATGTGGGACAGCCCACTTGCGTGGCTGTGCGCAGGGCTAGGCTAAGAGCGCTTTGAACAAGTCATAGGAAGAATTGAGGTTCATGGAGCTGTGTGGAGTACTTAAGTACTCACCTTACATTAAAACTAACTGCTGGACATCTTTTGCTCTGTCCACTAGCATTCTTCACAAAATTAATCATGTCATGAGAGGTACCTGTGGAAACCTTAGTGTGAACTTCCTGTGTTAGAATATCACCcatctgtttccttctgcaCAGTCCAAGTGACTTGAGTAGACAGACGTTCAGTACACcatgggggatgacgtgattgagagcagccctgcagagaaggacttgagggtgctggtcaatgagaagctcgacatgagccgtcaatgagaagctcgacatgagccaacaatgtgcactcgcagcccagaaggccaaccgtatcctgggctgcatcaaaagaattgtggccagcagatcaagggaagtgattccgcccctctattcctctcttgtgagacctcatctggaatactgtgtccagttctggaatcctcaatgtaagaaggatatggagctgttggaacaagtccagaggagggctacaaagatgatcagagggctggagcgccctgcctacgaggacaggctgagggagttggggttgcagcctggagaagagaaggctccgaggagatcttatagtgaccttccagtacctgaagggggcctacaggaaagctggggaggggctattcataaaggcttgtggggataggaccagggggaacgggtataaacggaagaggggcagatttagagtagacatcgggaagaatttcttcaccgtgagagtggtgagacactggcacaggttgcccagggaagttatggatgccccgtccctggaggtgttcaaggccaggttggatggggccttgggcattctgatctagtgggacatgtccctgcccatggcaggggggtggaactggatctttaacgtcccttccaaccctgactattctatgttcattttcaaagtttttcttcACCTGAGAAAACCTTCAGGGGAAAAAACGGGGGGAGATTTGCAATTCTTCATTACAGTCCATATTTTTGCATTACTACAGCACTTAAAAACTCTAGTTCTGTGTCAAGAAGAGACAAGGAATAGAAGACAGTGATTCCTGGCAGAGTTCCCATGAGCCTGGGGCTCTGAACGAGGGTGCAATGTACAACTGGGGCAGAAGCTTACATTGGGGCAATAGCCACACTGGAACAGAGCAGTGGGTATTTGGCAAGAGTTTTAAGAGATGAAACTTTCCATGATTGCATGTAGATGCCAGGATTCACTCCCAAAACTACTATGGTTATTTTTCAGCTCATTTAGCAGCTCCCTGAAGCCACTTTGTGGCTTTCATCAAGGTTTCTTGCAAAAAGCTAAGGAAAACAGCCTTATTCTCACCCATACTAAGGTCTTTTAACTGCCCTATCTACAGGAAAGTTATGGCCGGTGTCCTTTATAACCCACTTAGCTTCATTACAACCATTTTGGCCACTATAAAGAGAATACAGCCcagcataattattttttattctgacacatacacacatacaaaagGTTTGGGATaagaatagaaatattttaacagattGCTTCTGGATGCATTTGGTAGAATGAAGGGCCAGATTCTACCCTTGGGCCCTGCAGATGAACACTGGTGTAGCTCtctaaaatcaataaaattacTCTGCACTTACACAGTATCAGATTAGAAGCTACGAAATCAAAACTGAGCTCTGTGAAATCTAGTTTGGCAGTGCTCACCAAGCCATAAACGCCCTCTATAGTTACTTAGAAATGATTCTCTGTCccagaaaaataagcagtatTAAATCTGACCTTACAGCCCCACAAGGTTAGATGCTAATACTTCCATCTCATTGGGAAGACAGTAAACTCTTATTTTAAGTGGCACCACACGATTATTTCCTGAGTCATATAATGCTGCTCCTTAAATTAATTGTTAGTTCAAGTTTACTTACTGAATCCTAACTGCTTTGGTTCCAAGACAAGCTATACCAGGGGAGAACTTTATCcctaaagaaagaaagtgaagatattttccaacctagcatCTGTTGACATCTATGGAGAAGGTGTAATagtgtgcttttatttttgcatggaATCTGGCTCGGCAGAGGGCATAATGATGCATGAATATCAGTGTATGTCTGCTTTCTCACTGTCAGTTCTTCAGAGTTAGGGGGTTGGCAAAGGATGGCAGTAACAAGAGGGATGCAGACAGCCCTCCCCATTATTTATCAGGGCAGCGGGGGATCTTGCTTCATGCACTTTCTATAGATAGGCAGCTGTCAGCCAGTaatgctgctgcctcctctttGCAGGGAGACAACTCCGTTTCCGCTGCCTGCATGGCTCAGTTTGACATTTTAGGTTATAGCTCAACATAGTATGACAATGCAGCTGATTCACTGCTTCACGGCCGGGGTAAGGGCTGCAATCACACCATCTCAGGGGATGCAGTAGGACTACAAGAGTGTGAACTCTGGTTCTCCTAGCCTGACTTTTGGGACTTGAAAGAGAGAGATGAGCtgtgtttaaatattcatgcaTACACCCTTAGCTCTAATGCTTAAGCTTTCAGGTATTTTAGGTCAGAGCTAGTCTTCTATCCAGCCTGAAGCTATGCTGCACCGTGCTGTAATCCTGGCAATTTTTTTCAACTAAATGTGCTTGAATCTAGTAATTTTCCTGATGGCTCACCTCCAAGGAAAATGGTGTCGATCATCTGGTAGGTTTCAGGGTTGAGCGTGAGTCAGCTCTGAgtcaggcagcagctccagctccacaAAGTGCTGGTTCCCCTGTGCTGGCATGACCCATGGGTCTGCAGCCCTGCAATGTGTGCTGCTTCTgagcctcagcagcagcaccgtGTGGGAGCCCAAGTGCCAGGCAGTCACAAAGCAAAGAGGCAAGTCCACAGCCCTGTGCTTTTGACTGTTTACATGCTGCAAAGCCCTCTCGGCCTCAGAAGATGGTGAGGTGCACAGATGATGCTGGCTCCAGGCAGGGAGACAGAAACAGAGGTCCATCTTGCCCCCTGCAGATGTGCCCATCCAACCGGGATGCAGGTACACTGAGTCACTGCTGCACGAAGAATTTCCCTCCCCAGAGCCAGGAAGAAGCAAGGGAGGAGTTGTGTCCATGTACCTCTGTCCATGGCGTGGTGCTTCTGTTTGTATTCACATTTATATTAAGTAGGGTGGTGTCCCAGTGCTCAGGCAGTCGAGAGCAAAGCCAGATGCAGCCTTGAAGGCAACAGTCACGGAGTCTGTTGTGCAAAGTAGTGTGACTGACAGGTTCCCTGctctctctttgtctttctctctcccttcttggTGGTGTGATTGAAGCAACGCCCTGTGAAGCAGTCCCTGAGTGCCTGCATGTGCCGAGAGTCCCACTGGAAATGCCTCCTACTTTCCATCCTCATGTATGGCTGCCTGGGTGCAGTGGCCTGGTGTCAGCTGGCTCGGGTCACCAAGCTCAGCTTTGATAGTTCCTTCAAGGGCAAGTCCATGATCTACCATGACAGCCCATGCTCAGATGGCTATGTCTATATCCCTCTCGCCTTCCTCTCCATGCTGTACGTGGTGTACCTGGTGGAGTGCTGGCACTGCCATGTCAAGAGAGAGCTGCAGTACAAGGCAGATGTGGACAGTGTCTATGAATGCATCAACCGCATGCAACAAGCCACTCCGTGCATCTGGTGGAAGGCCATTAGCTACCACTTTGTGCGGCGAACCCGGCAGGTGACGCGGTACCGCAACGGCGATGCCTACACCACTACACAAGTCTACCATGAGAGGGTCAACACCCATGTGGCTGAAGCTGAGTTTGACTACTCTCACTGTGGATACAAGGACATCTCCAAGGAGCTCTTGGGCCTGGAGAGCTACACAGCCACCAAGCTGAGGTTCACCAAGTGCTTCAGCTTTGCCAATATAGAGTCTGAGAACTCTTACCTGACTCAGAGAGCTCACTTCTTCACGGAGATCGAGGGGCTGGATGACTACATGGAGGTGAGGGAAGGCATGCAGCTAAAAAATGTGGACTTTAAAGAGCTTATGATGGCTTATGGGGACCCAGATCACCTCCCATGGTATGTATCCCACTATGCTTTCTGGGTGGCAGCTATCCTAATGATCTCGTGGCCACTCAGGGTCCTCATAGAGTATCGAACTGCTTACGTTCACTACCATGTGGAGAAGCTACTAGGTCTGGAGTACACAGCACCCACTGCAGTGGAGGAGCCCTTGTACCGGTATCGCATGCCACGAGACGCCACGCAGGACAGCACTGAGCTGGAGTGGCACATCTGCACCAATCGGCAGCTGATCCCCAGCTACTCAGAGGCCATGCTCATGGACCTGGCCAGCTCCCCAGCCTACAACAGCTACACAGTGTGTCGTTATGGTGAAACAGCCCATGGCTGTGAACGCTGCAACCGTGCCTCCAGCACCTCCTCTATCTTTTCACGCCATGCTTTCCACAGCTGCAGCGGCAACTCCCGCATCTCCCTCAACACCAGCCGCTTCTCCCTCTGCCGTGTCCATGGCTCACACAGGACAGGCCTCTGGaggagccacagcagcagcatcgcAGAACGGGGCTGCCAGGACGAGCAGTGCTGCTCCTACTCCAGTCAGCTGGCTGTCAATGAAAACCCCCCAACCTACCATGATGCTCGCTTCTTCCCTGTCCTGATTGTGCACAGGCCAGAGGGGCACAATGGGCGGCATTTCTATGTCAGGCGCTCCTCCTGCCTAGAAACCTCTCTGTGACAAGTCTCCGTGGTTTCTCCATATCTGTGCCCCAGGACAGGGCTTGCAGAGGTGCTGTTGGCAGGGATCCTGCAAGCATCCATCTCCACAGGAGGTGAGCCGGACGAGCTTCAGCTCTTTACCCTGCCATTGCAAGAGGTTGCAGTCACTCTGATCAATGGATAACCTCATTTCCAAAAGCTTCACCTCCTCATTCAGTTGATCTCCCTAGTCATTTGttcccctcttccttttgctctttCATTCCCACcctttctctgctcctcagttccctgcctctcctcccatcccatcccatcctcagcCTTTATATTACATTTGACCTCAGTTGCTGCTGGAGGATTTGTAAACCCTGTGCTTTGCAGTGTATTTGCCCTCTTGGATGCCCTGCAAGGTAAGAAACTCAGATAAAGCGAGGCAAAAGGCATGCTGCCAGACAGAGTGAAGTCAGAAGGAGAACTCAGATCTGCAGGGGCTGAGTCACCTCCTGCAAACCACCAAAAAAggtgcttttaaaatttattttattttcaccagtcttttttcctgttccgtcatttcttctctcctttcttgacgttctcctcctcccactttacccttctttttttttttttttttttttttttttcagttttctcacttctgcttttgtatttttcagggAGGGTTGCCAGTGAGGATGTCTTTCAGAGTGTAATTGCCTTCCACTGGGCAAAAATAAAGTATTCACAGCACAAATGTCACCGACTGCTTATACAACCACAGGCTATGCCCCTAAGGAATGCTGAGgcctttttttccagagcagtgACATGAACCAATAAAGCAAAAAGCCCTTTGCTCACCTTGCCCTGCCTGgtctgcagcagagatgctgctgcatTTCCAGTTGTAGTTAAACTTGTCCAGCTCCACACCTGTTAGCAATTGTCCAGAGCCATAAGGTAGATCAGTGCCCTGTTAGTCCCACTATTTTTAGAGCTACGGGTTTGGTTTGTGGTTGTCTCGTTCCTACCGCTTACtcagagcagcacaggctgtACAAGGGGAGAGGTGCTGGAAAGGGAAGGGTAAATATGGTATTAACCCTCCCACTGGTAGTCTGGAGTTGTTAGGAAGCTCTTCCGCCCACAGTGTCTATCAGAGCAGTTACAGGACTGCTCTACATTACCCTTGGCTTTCCATATGCCCTGGGGAGGAGTTTTGGCTCATAGCCCACTCTTGTCTTCCCACCTTCCCAGGTGGGATGTGGTgccaccccagccccaggcaGGGAGCACAGCTAGGCGCCAGCCCCactggctgctcctgctggtgctCCAGGGTCTTCCCACAATGCATTCCCTGGAGCAGGTGTAGCACCTTCCAGAAACCATCGATTAGTCTCAGCAATGCCAAACCCAGAAGGTGCCCCACCGCAGCAGAGTGGGCCACTGCCCTCTGGTCTGTGGGCTGCCCTCCTGGCCTGGCCAGAGATGCCCCCCCAGAGGCAGGGACTGACCCTACAAGCTTATGGTCACACTGGGGACCCTCCAGGGACCTCACACCTGCCAAACCTCCATCCCACAAGCCATGGTAATACACTGAGCAAGCTCTGTACCATTTTGTTGTGTGGATAGCAGAGATTATTACCCACAGTGACTCACAGGAGAATGCAATAGGCTCGCAATAAAAGtcacttttgaaaacaaagtgttGTCACTCCCTATGGCAAGTAGGGAACAAACTGAGCCCCCACAGGGGCTGGCAGCAAATGCTTCCTCCCAAGTTCATTCTGTGTGTATCTACATGTAATATGAGATTTGTAAAGTCATATTAGTATGTGTAGATTATATATAACTCTGTATACTTACATGGAGATTTCTTATGGCATTGACTGTTGCACCATGTTgaatacatttcattttggtttgatGACTCTGTTTTGATGTGCTGTGTTTATTTCAActccagaaatggaaatattggCGATACCTGGCTAGCCTGCTGCAAATGATAACACCATCAGAAAAGTTGTTGAAATTCATACGAGTCCACCTTTTTTGATGTAAATACTTGATGTATGATTTATGTGACATTTTCATTCTGACAGCTTGGCATTTATCGCAAAAGATAGATAACACATATGATGTGTTAGTTTATCATATCTAAAAAAGAATAACCAGCCCAGACACATGGAGGAACCAGGTTTGGGATCAGGGTAATGATTATGATTGGGCTGGGGCCAAACTAGATAACACTGAAACTTAGAGAAAAATCCAAACTTAGATCCACCCTACAGTAACCCAGTCCTGAGTCCCCCATCTACACTGTGCTACCTACCAcctccaggcagagctgggagagtTTGAGAATTAGGAAAAGATCAGGCCTGAACTCAAAGCTCAGACTCATCCCCGATTTACTTgtattctgaaaatgaagtaaatCCAAGACTTTAATACAGTTCCCTTCATTCAAACAGAAAGTTAAAACCAGCACATATGGAAGATGTaagagctggaggaggctgaaatTTCACAAAACAGAGGGGCTGGAATATTTCAACACAGTTTCTTACTGAAGGAGGCGGTAGGGAGGAAGACAAGAAAGGACAAATGAAGAGATGGTGgaataatataaattaaaagaGAACAGAGTGCAGCTGCAGCTAAGATAATTCCCAAATGAGCAGCATAACTCAGTTATGGCAGACTTAGCCCAGGCAAAGACAGGATGAGTTTCAGTCATCTTGTGTAGCTGTCGCAGCTACCTGTGTCTTTCAATACCATGTCCAAGGTCTCGGCATGGCCAGTTTTGGTTCCATATATATTTCAAGATGTAGGGTTTACTTGGGTCCTCAGAAGCACCCACATTAAGTAGTATTATTATCCAACATAAACAATCTCTGGCAATCCCATTATTATGATGGATTGGGCAGAGAGTGGAGACAGTTTATTCCCAGTTTAATCTTTTCAGTGTCCTCAAAAGCCACTGTAATAGCAAGCAGCTATCAGGATGTGTCCTCAGCAGAGTTTAGAAAGCCCAGAGGGTTTCTCCTTTCTCACTCCTTGTGTTCTGGCCCTGCTTTGGGGCATTTATTTAAGAAGCCATCCCTAAGCTGCAGAAGCCTTCGCACACATGGAGCTCTCTCCTGTCAC contains these protein-coding regions:
- the LOC104067359 gene encoding transmembrane protein 151B isoform X2 — translated: MGAKQQRPVKQSLSACMCRESHWKCLLLSILMYGCLGAVAWCQLARVTKLSFDSSFKGKSMIYHDSPCSDGYVYIPLAFLSMLYVVYLVECWHCHVKRELQYKADVDSVYECINRMQQATPCIWWKAISYHFVRRTRQVTRYRNGDAYTTTQVYHERVNTHVAEAEFDYSHCGYKDISKELLGLESYTATKLRFTKCFSFANIESENSYLTQRAHFFTEIEGLDDYMEVREGMQLKNVDFKELMMAYGDPDHLPWYVSHYAFWVAAILMISWPLRVLIEYRTAYVHYHVEKLLGLEYTAPTAVEEPLYRYRMPRDATQDSTELEWHICTNRQLIPSYSEAMLMDLASSPAYNSYTVCRYGETAHGCERCNRASSTSSIFSRHAFHSCSGNSRISLNTSRFSLCRVHGSHRTGLWRSHSSSIAERGCQDEQCCSYSSQLAVNENPPTYHDARFFPVLIVHRPEGHNGRHFYVRRSSCLETSL
- the LOC104067359 gene encoding transmembrane protein 151B isoform X1; the protein is MSSEGEAEAAAGSGPGSTPVPAAAVREEQRPVKQSLSACMCRESHWKCLLLSILMYGCLGAVAWCQLARVTKLSFDSSFKGKSMIYHDSPCSDGYVYIPLAFLSMLYVVYLVECWHCHVKRELQYKADVDSVYECINRMQQATPCIWWKAISYHFVRRTRQVTRYRNGDAYTTTQVYHERVNTHVAEAEFDYSHCGYKDISKELLGLESYTATKLRFTKCFSFANIESENSYLTQRAHFFTEIEGLDDYMEVREGMQLKNVDFKELMMAYGDPDHLPWYVSHYAFWVAAILMISWPLRVLIEYRTAYVHYHVEKLLGLEYTAPTAVEEPLYRYRMPRDATQDSTELEWHICTNRQLIPSYSEAMLMDLASSPAYNSYTVCRYGETAHGCERCNRASSTSSIFSRHAFHSCSGNSRISLNTSRFSLCRVHGSHRTGLWRSHSSSIAERGCQDEQCCSYSSQLAVNENPPTYHDARFFPVLIVHRPEGHNGRHFYVRRSSCLETSL
- the LOC104067359 gene encoding transmembrane protein 151B isoform X3 — its product is MCRESHWKCLLLSILMYGCLGAVAWCQLARVTKLSFDSSFKGKSMIYHDSPCSDGYVYIPLAFLSMLYVVYLVECWHCHVKRELQYKADVDSVYECINRMQQATPCIWWKAISYHFVRRTRQVTRYRNGDAYTTTQVYHERVNTHVAEAEFDYSHCGYKDISKELLGLESYTATKLRFTKCFSFANIESENSYLTQRAHFFTEIEGLDDYMEVREGMQLKNVDFKELMMAYGDPDHLPWYVSHYAFWVAAILMISWPLRVLIEYRTAYVHYHVEKLLGLEYTAPTAVEEPLYRYRMPRDATQDSTELEWHICTNRQLIPSYSEAMLMDLASSPAYNSYTVCRYGETAHGCERCNRASSTSSIFSRHAFHSCSGNSRISLNTSRFSLCRVHGSHRTGLWRSHSSSIAERGCQDEQCCSYSSQLAVNENPPTYHDARFFPVLIVHRPEGHNGRHFYVRRSSCLETSL